The Niallia sp. Man26 genome includes a window with the following:
- a CDS encoding conjugal transfer protein TrbL family protein: protein MFDWVGDELKGLLEDTINGWVEEFMNWILTMMNKIVFDLPKSDFVDDTMSFFAWFTGIFAVIIALYKIIEYIINTQNGTQQYPLDEILLRVVKSAGSMLVLPWFIKLLFMDIALPIANYFAAAGTDFDGKGGYAVVSAALTGSSLIAASGFVLIVVLIFFVVVFVMFLYSVCVFYADYIIMQILIMPVALSMLADDNNYFQVWWRELLSIVVSLLVKIFLVTLIINIIFTQGNILLAVGAGALIIKSPSVLKNMWYGSGSARGGAGAIGRGAGNIGSMGSRMLLTKLLK, encoded by the coding sequence ATGTTTGATTGGGTTGGCGATGAGTTAAAAGGACTTCTAGAAGATACCATTAATGGTTGGGTAGAAGAATTCATGAACTGGATTTTAACCATGATGAATAAAATTGTTTTTGATTTACCAAAGTCGGACTTCGTGGATGATACGATGTCCTTTTTTGCATGGTTTACTGGCATTTTTGCGGTCATTATTGCGCTCTATAAGATTATTGAATACATCATTAACACACAGAATGGAACACAACAGTATCCTTTAGATGAAATTCTATTAAGGGTGGTGAAAAGTGCCGGCTCTATGTTGGTGCTTCCATGGTTCATTAAACTATTATTTATGGATATTGCCCTTCCCATAGCGAATTATTTTGCGGCAGCTGGTACGGATTTTGATGGAAAAGGTGGATATGCGGTGGTGTCTGCAGCATTAACCGGCTCTAGTTTGATTGCTGCATCTGGTTTTGTCTTAATTGTCGTTTTAATATTTTTTGTAGTAGTTTTTGTTATGTTTCTCTATTCCGTATGTGTTTTTTACGCTGATTATATTATTATGCAAATTCTTATTATGCCAGTGGCGCTTTCAATGCTTGCGGATGACAATAATTACTTTCAGGTTTGGTGGAGAGAGTTACTATCCATTGTAGTATCCCTGTTAGTGAAGATTTTTCTTGTTACATTAATCATCAACATCATCTTTACACAGGGGAACATTCTATTAGCGGTTGGTGCAGGAGCATTGATTATTAAGTCACCTTCTGTCCTAAAAAACATGTGGTATGGATCAGGGAGTGCACGTGGTGGCGCGGGTGCTATCGGCCGAGGAGCTGGAAATATAGGGTCAATGGGTTCCCGTATGTTACTTACGAAATTGTTAAAGTAA
- a CDS encoding VirD4-like conjugal transfer protein, CD1115 family, whose amino-acid sequence MATTNASGIVIGIKDGKALIQHETSKLANRNYYVVGGPGSFKTQSFVLTNMINITDCSIVVTDPKGEVYEKTAKIKEAQGYEVRVVNFKNMAISDHYNPFGYVRKDLDATTVANTIVSAKNDPKRKDIWFNAQLGLLKALILYAKSEFHPDKRNMEGILDFLQEFDPEANEDGESELDEKFMELGKRHPARRSYELGFKKSQEKTRASIIISLLTTIGDYVDDEVASFTSGNDFFFEDIGIKKVALYVLIPTMDSTWEGLINLFFTQMFQELYLLGDKNGAKLPVPTVFLLDEFPNLGKFNNYEEFLATCRGYRIACCTILQNNTQLMDKYGKDKAESILGNCAIKICLGNVNDTTAAYFSNLMGKATIKVETGGSSISKGKTGNSSSSSNFSYSQRSLMNADEILTMSEKDSIVIIAGKYPIKAKKAIQFQLYPGLVDEYEVSQMEYKRQISPTAKELYEKDVAVFETSESFEVEGYNEEEYLEYQAMEEQEVLVAQFQNSLSTLDDLAEDRKDGGA is encoded by the coding sequence ATGGCTACAACTAATGCAAGTGGGATTGTGATAGGAATTAAAGATGGCAAAGCGTTAATCCAACACGAGACGAGTAAATTAGCTAATCGAAACTATTATGTGGTAGGAGGGCCAGGTTCCTTTAAAACGCAATCCTTTGTTTTAACCAACATGATTAATATCACGGACTGCAGTATAGTCGTTACTGATCCTAAAGGGGAGGTCTACGAAAAGACTGCCAAAATTAAAGAAGCTCAGGGGTATGAGGTTAGGGTTGTAAACTTTAAGAATATGGCAATATCAGATCATTATAATCCTTTTGGCTATGTAAGAAAAGATCTTGATGCCACAACTGTAGCAAATACCATTGTTAGCGCAAAGAATGATCCTAAAAGAAAAGATATCTGGTTTAATGCTCAATTGGGTTTATTAAAGGCGTTAATATTATATGCCAAATCGGAGTTCCATCCGGATAAAAGAAACATGGAAGGGATTTTAGACTTTCTACAGGAGTTTGATCCGGAAGCAAATGAGGACGGAGAAAGTGAACTGGATGAAAAGTTTATGGAACTAGGTAAACGCCATCCAGCAAGAAGAAGTTATGAGTTAGGGTTCAAGAAATCACAGGAGAAAACAAGGGCCAGTATTATCATCAGTTTATTAACTACTATTGGTGATTATGTAGATGACGAAGTAGCTTCCTTTACAAGTGGTAATGATTTTTTCTTTGAGGATATTGGGATAAAGAAAGTTGCCTTGTATGTGTTAATTCCAACGATGGATTCGACTTGGGAAGGACTGATAAACCTATTCTTTACTCAAATGTTTCAGGAGCTTTATTTGTTGGGAGATAAGAATGGAGCTAAATTGCCTGTACCTACTGTCTTTCTTTTAGATGAGTTCCCTAACTTAGGGAAATTCAACAATTATGAAGAGTTTTTGGCTACCTGTCGTGGGTACAGAATTGCTTGTTGTACTATTCTACAGAATAATACGCAGTTAATGGATAAGTACGGTAAAGATAAAGCAGAATCCATTCTTGGTAACTGTGCCATAAAGATTTGTTTAGGTAACGTTAATGATACAACAGCAGCTTATTTTAGTAATCTCATGGGAAAGGCAACGATTAAAGTGGAGACCGGTGGGAGTTCTATTTCCAAAGGGAAAACAGGTAATTCATCTAGTAGTTCGAACTTTTCTTATTCTCAACGTTCTTTAATGAATGCGGATGAAATCCTAACGATGTCTGAAAAGGATAGTATTGTTATCATTGCTGGTAAGTACCCGATTAAGGCGAAAAAGGCTATTCAATTTCAGCTGTATCCAGGATTAGTTGATGAATATGAAGTGTCACAGATGGAATATAAACGACAAATAAGTCCTACAGCCAAAGAACTGTACGAAAAAGATGTAGCAGTCTTTGAAACTTCTGAATCGTTTGAAGTAGAAGGATATAACGAGGAAGAATATCTGGAATATCAAGCAATGGAAGAGCAAGAGGTTTTAGTAGCTCAATTTCAAAACTCACTAAGTACCTTAGACGATTTGGCGGAGGATAGGAAGGATGGTGGTGCTTAA
- a CDS encoding DUF3991 domain-containing protein, whose translation MNQEVKEFVTKEEKEKANNVNLVEYLLSIGEPLKKEGNQFYRHEQHDSLVINTKRNYFSWNSKNVSGNAVTYLMNVHNLTFQYAVKKINYDLGDKDFVAFKAPEPTYPDTFQYDVEEVNTTNYVMKYLVKDRKIDADLVEMLVDMDYIKEDSYKNVVFKWIENGQLIGASLQGTQKIPKKKRIHPDRAYFKKVLPTTKEATNNGFSITRGSPENLYFFEAPIDALSYLTLNRSTLSNCQMKSMDGLKLETFVQTVKKAINELEKSCKQIESITLCVDNDSAGIEFINKIKNYDFQRKDGKSIEIKSDIPDLPKGQLKWDWNNELKRRVQSPIKKKLSYEIEI comes from the coding sequence TTGAATCAGGAAGTTAAAGAATTTGTCACGAAGGAAGAGAAAGAGAAAGCTAATAATGTGAACTTGGTGGAGTATTTACTATCTATAGGTGAGCCATTAAAAAAAGAAGGAAACCAGTTTTATCGGCACGAGCAACATGATAGCTTGGTCATTAACACGAAGAGAAATTATTTTAGCTGGAACAGTAAGAATGTATCAGGGAATGCTGTAACTTATTTAATGAATGTTCATAATCTTACTTTTCAATATGCGGTCAAGAAGATAAATTATGATTTAGGTGATAAGGATTTTGTAGCTTTTAAAGCACCAGAACCAACCTATCCAGATACCTTTCAATATGATGTGGAGGAAGTTAACACAACAAACTATGTCATGAAATACCTAGTTAAAGACCGAAAGATAGATGCAGATTTAGTGGAAATGTTAGTTGATATGGATTATATCAAAGAAGATTCCTACAAAAATGTGGTCTTTAAATGGATAGAAAATGGGCAACTAATTGGAGCCAGTCTTCAAGGAACACAGAAAATTCCGAAGAAAAAAAGAATACATCCGGATCGGGCTTATTTTAAAAAAGTACTGCCTACTACAAAGGAGGCTACCAACAATGGATTCTCGATTACACGCGGGTCCCCCGAAAATCTTTACTTCTTTGAAGCTCCCATTGATGCCTTAAGTTACCTAACGTTAAACCGGTCCACACTTAGTAATTGTCAGATGAAAAGTATGGATGGATTAAAGTTAGAAACCTTTGTACAAACAGTAAAAAAAGCAATAAACGAGCTGGAAAAGTCATGCAAACAAATAGAATCTATTACATTGTGTGTAGACAATGACAGTGCTGGTATAGAGTTCATTAATAAGATAAAAAATTATGACTTTCAGCGAAAAGATGGAAAGAGTATCGAAATTAAATCAGATATTCCAGATTTGCCGAAAGGTCAATTGAAGTGGGATTGGAACAATGAACTGAAACGAAGAGTACAATCTCCCATTAAAAAAAAATTGAGTTATGAAATCGAAATTTAA